One window of the Crassaminicella thermophila genome contains the following:
- a CDS encoding ABC transporter ATP-binding protein, whose protein sequence is MSKVVLEGVEKVYPNGFKAVHGIDLEIKDGEFMVFVGPSGCAKSTTLRMIAGLEEISGGTISIGEKVVNNIPPKDRGIAMVFQNYALYPHMSVYDNMAFSLKMKKTPKDIIEKKVREAAKILDIENLLDRKPKQLSGGQRQRVAVGRAIVRDPEVFLFDEPLSNLDAKLRVHMRVQLSQLHKRLKTTMIYVTHDQVEAMTMGDRICVMNLGRIMQVDTPLNLYHYPANKFVAGFIGSPAMNLIEGELIKKNNNIAVKIGGMELNLPLNKCEKLNNYVGKKVWFGIRPEDVGIKNCTSKEGVKGKIEVLEQMGNETFVYFKMGDFQITSRIDSMDAKDLKAGEEHIFSINMDKCHIFDYESEKNISL, encoded by the coding sequence ATGTCAAAAGTAGTTTTAGAAGGCGTTGAAAAAGTTTATCCAAATGGCTTTAAGGCCGTTCATGGAATTGATTTAGAAATAAAAGATGGAGAATTTATGGTATTTGTAGGTCCATCAGGATGTGCTAAATCAACTACACTAAGAATGATTGCAGGATTAGAGGAAATAAGTGGAGGTACTATTTCTATAGGAGAAAAAGTCGTAAATAATATTCCACCAAAGGATAGAGGAATAGCCATGGTTTTTCAAAATTATGCATTATATCCTCATATGTCTGTTTATGATAATATGGCTTTTTCCTTAAAAATGAAAAAAACACCTAAAGATATTATTGAAAAGAAGGTAAGAGAAGCAGCAAAAATATTAGATATAGAAAATTTATTAGACAGAAAGCCTAAGCAGTTATCAGGAGGGCAAAGACAAAGGGTTGCTGTAGGAAGAGCTATTGTAAGAGATCCTGAAGTATTCTTATTTGATGAACCATTATCTAATTTAGATGCAAAGCTAAGAGTTCACATGAGGGTGCAATTATCACAGCTTCATAAAAGATTAAAAACAACTATGATATACGTTACTCATGATCAAGTTGAAGCAATGACTATGGGAGATAGGATTTGTGTAATGAATTTAGGAAGAATAATGCAGGTTGATACGCCACTTAATCTATATCACTATCCAGCAAATAAGTTTGTAGCAGGCTTTATAGGTTCTCCAGCTATGAATCTTATAGAAGGGGAATTGATTAAAAAAAATAATAATATAGCTGTAAAAATAGGGGGGATGGAATTAAATTTACCATTAAACAAATGTGAAAAATTAAATAATTATGTCGGTAAAAAAGTGTGGTTTGGGATTAGACCAGAGGATGTAGGAATTAAAAATTGTACATCTAAGGAGGGAGTAAAAGGAAAGATAGAAGTATTAGAGCAGATGGGTAATGAAACATTTGTATATTTTAAAATGGGAGATTTTCAAATTACATCTAGAATAGACTCTATGGATGCTAAGGATTTAAAAGCAGGAGAAGAACACATTTTTAGTATTAATATGGATAAATGCCATATATTTGATTATGAAAGTGAAAAAAATATAAGTCTTTAA
- the ptsP gene encoding phosphoenolpyruvate--protein phosphotransferase, with translation MFMGTGASEGIALGKALMIENEPLNIEKKEIEDVQKEKNKLLEALEASKEQLTKVKEKASKELGADKAAIFEAHLMILDDPELMQNSINKIEEEKVNAEFAFKEVADQFITIFESMDNEYMRERAADIKDVSDRVLRNIVGQKVIDLSMLDEEVILIADDLTPSDTATMDKEKVLGFLTNIGGRTSHTAIMARSLEIPAVVGLKDITEKVNTGDFIVLNGETGEVIVNPTEEEIKKYEGLKEQYEKNKKELEEIIGKDSITIDGREVELVGNIGTPKDIAGLKKNDAEGVGLYRTEFIYMDRDSMPTEEEQFNSYKEVLESLNPKPVVIRTLDIGGDKKLPYLKIDEEMNPFLGYRAIRLCLDQKEIFKTQLRALLRASVYGNLKIMFPMISSLEELLEAKKVLDGVKSDLDKEGIKYADNIEVGMMIEVPSAAIISDVLAKHVDFFSIGTNDLIQYTTAVDRMNEKIHNLYNPFNPAVLRLIKMVIDNGHKENIWVGMCGEAAGDKRMIPILLGMGLDEFSMSASSILPARRIIRSLKLEDTKKIANEVLNMSTAEEIEKYIKNIIK, from the coding sequence ATGTTCATGGGAACAGGTGCTTCTGAAGGAATTGCACTGGGAAAGGCATTAATGATTGAAAACGAGCCATTAAATATAGAAAAGAAAGAAATTGAAGATGTACAAAAAGAGAAAAATAAATTATTAGAGGCATTAGAAGCTTCTAAAGAGCAGTTAACAAAAGTAAAAGAAAAGGCTTCAAAGGAATTAGGAGCAGATAAAGCGGCTATTTTTGAAGCACATTTAATGATTTTAGATGATCCAGAATTAATGCAAAATAGTATTAATAAAATTGAAGAAGAAAAAGTAAATGCTGAATTTGCATTTAAAGAAGTTGCAGACCAATTCATTACAATATTTGAAAGTATGGATAATGAATATATGAGAGAAAGAGCAGCAGATATAAAAGATGTATCTGATCGTGTTCTTAGAAACATAGTAGGACAAAAAGTTATTGATTTATCAATGTTAGATGAAGAAGTAATCTTAATTGCAGATGATTTAACTCCTTCAGATACGGCAACAATGGATAAGGAAAAGGTATTAGGATTTTTAACAAATATTGGTGGACGTACATCACACACTGCTATTATGGCTAGAAGTCTTGAAATTCCAGCGGTTGTTGGGCTAAAAGACATTACAGAGAAAGTAAATACAGGAGATTTTATTGTACTTAACGGTGAAACAGGAGAAGTAATTGTAAATCCTACAGAAGAAGAAATAAAGAAATATGAAGGATTAAAAGAGCAATATGAAAAAAATAAAAAAGAATTAGAGGAAATTATAGGAAAAGATAGTATTACTATAGATGGTAGAGAAGTAGAGCTTGTTGGTAATATTGGAACACCAAAAGATATTGCAGGACTTAAGAAAAATGATGCAGAGGGAGTAGGTTTATACAGAACAGAGTTTATCTACATGGATAGAGATAGTATGCCTACGGAAGAAGAACAATTTAACTCATACAAAGAGGTACTTGAAAGTCTAAATCCAAAGCCTGTAGTAATCAGAACCCTAGATATAGGTGGAGATAAGAAGCTTCCTTATTTAAAAATTGATGAAGAAATGAATCCATTCTTAGGATACAGAGCTATAAGACTTTGCTTAGATCAAAAAGAAATATTTAAAACTCAATTAAGAGCATTATTAAGAGCAAGTGTATATGGAAATTTAAAAATAATGTTTCCAATGATTTCAAGCCTAGAAGAACTTTTAGAAGCAAAGAAAGTATTAGATGGAGTAAAGAGTGATCTGGATAAAGAAGGAATAAAATATGCAGATAATATAGAAGTAGGTATGATGATTGAAGTTCCATCAGCAGCTATAATTAGTGATGTTTTAGCAAAGCATGTTGATTTCTTTAGTATTGGAACAAATGACTTAATCCAATATACTACTGCAGTAGATAGAATGAATGAAAAAATTCATAATCTTTATAATCCATTTAATCCTGCTGTTTTAAGACTTATTAAAATGGTTATTGACAATGGACACAAAGAAAATATTTGGGTAGGTATGTGTGGAGAAGCTGCAGGAGACAAAAGAATGATTCCAATACTACTTGGAATGGGACTAGATGAATTTAGTATGAGTGCATCATCCATATTGCCAGCAAGAAGAATTATTCGCTCCTTAAAACTTGAGGATACTAAAAAAATTGCCAATGAAGTATTAAATATGAGCACGGCGGAAGAAATAGAAAAATATATAAAAAATATTATAAAATAA
- a CDS encoding glucose-6-phosphate isomerase — MENIKFDYSKGAIKQHEIQYLKSPILKAHEMLHNKTGAGNDFLGWVDYPICYDKDEFERIKKAAQKIRNDSDVFIIVGIGGSYLGARAAIEALSHSFYNEIADGPKIYFAGNNISGTYLKHLLEVIEGKDVSINVISKSGTTTEPAIAFRVLKAYMEEKYGKEEAKKRIYATTDSKKGALRTLAEKEGYETFVIPDDVGGRFSIFTPVGMLPIAVAGLDIEQMMNGAKDARVEYMEEDLEKNMCYQYAAVRNILYRRGKTIEVMVNYEPSLHYIAEWWKQLYGESEGKDGKGIFPAAVDFSTDLHSMGQYLQDGRRDLFETVLNIESPKLDITIKEDEDNLDGLNYLKGKTMDFVNKKAFEGTLLAHVDGSVPNLILNVPKMNEYYFGKLIYFFEKACGISGYLLGVNPFDQPGVESYKKNMFALLGKPGYEELREKLIKRI, encoded by the coding sequence ATGGAAAATATCAAATTTGATTATTCTAAAGGAGCTATAAAGCAGCATGAAATACAATATTTAAAAAGCCCAATACTAAAAGCACATGAAATGCTTCATAATAAAACAGGAGCAGGAAACGATTTTTTAGGTTGGGTAGATTATCCTATTTGCTATGACAAAGATGAATTTGAAAGAATAAAAAAAGCTGCTCAAAAAATAAGAAATGATTCAGATGTATTTATCATTGTTGGAATTGGTGGATCCTACTTAGGGGCTAGGGCAGCTATAGAAGCCCTTAGCCATTCTTTCTATAATGAGATAGCTGATGGACCTAAAATTTATTTTGCTGGAAACAATATTAGCGGAACATACCTAAAACATTTATTAGAAGTTATTGAAGGAAAAGATGTAAGCATAAATGTTATTTCAAAATCAGGAACGACTACAGAGCCAGCAATTGCTTTTAGAGTATTAAAAGCTTATATGGAAGAAAAATATGGAAAAGAAGAGGCAAAGAAAAGAATTTATGCTACAACTGATAGTAAAAAAGGTGCTTTAAGAACATTAGCAGAAAAAGAAGGATATGAAACATTTGTCATTCCTGATGATGTAGGAGGAAGATTTTCAATATTTACTCCTGTTGGTATGCTTCCTATTGCAGTAGCAGGGTTAGATATAGAACAAATGATGAATGGTGCAAAAGATGCAAGAGTTGAATACATGGAAGAAGATTTAGAAAAAAACATGTGTTATCAATATGCAGCTGTTAGAAATATTCTTTATCGCAGAGGAAAAACTATAGAGGTTATGGTAAATTATGAACCAAGTCTTCATTATATTGCTGAATGGTGGAAGCAATTGTATGGAGAAAGTGAAGGGAAAGATGGAAAAGGAATTTTCCCTGCAGCTGTAGATTTTTCTACGGACCTACATTCTATGGGCCAGTACTTACAAGATGGAAGAAGAGACTTATTTGAAACAGTACTTAATATAGAGAGTCCAAAGCTTGATATAACTATAAAAGAGGATGAAGATAATTTAGACGGATTAAATTACTTAAAGGGAAAAACAATGGACTTTGTTAACAAGAAGGCATTTGAAGGAACATTGCTTGCCCATGTAGATGGATCAGTTCCAAACCTTATTCTAAATGTTCCAAAAATGAATGAATACTATTTTGGAAAGCTTATTTATTTCTTTGAAAAAGCATGTGGTATAAGTGGATATTTGCTAGGTGTAAATCCATTTGACCAACCAGGCGTTGAAAGCTATAAAAAGAATATGTTTGCCCTTCTTGGAAAACCAGGATACGAAGAATTAAGAGAAAAATTAATTAAAAGAATATAA
- a CDS encoding ABC transporter substrate-binding protein, with translation MFKSKRLIAFVMTVLMTSMLFAGCASKEQKEVSEEKDKVEVNVFQFKVEIAKELEEAVLAYEKEHPNVKINVQTVGGGDDYGAALKAKFQSGSEPDIFNVGGPQDVQDWMNKLEDLSDQPWVDLALPGILSGVTVDEKVFALPFNIEGYGFVYNKGIFEAAGIDPLKIVDYKSLEEAVKTLDAKIKNGELKEKYPLLEAVFEYPAKETWVTGLHTSNAILGQEFNSSIEAFHADKVAFKYGDALKKLIDLQANYSSNKDEKQKLNAVDYTRQAEEGLAIERVAMIQQGNWVYGKIKGVDENVAKNLDILPMPVKGGKEDCIPVGVPMHWVVNKDSKDEVKAAAKDFLNWLYTSDEGKDYIVNKFYFIPPLKGFENFEPKDALGKAVKRYAEAGKTTPWVFMGYPTGWGMEVLGNDIQKYLAGEYTWEEVISDAKAKWEKMR, from the coding sequence ATGTTTAAGTCTAAAAGATTGATTGCTTTTGTCATGACTGTACTTATGACAAGTATGTTATTTGCTGGATGTGCATCAAAGGAACAAAAAGAAGTGAGTGAAGAGAAAGATAAGGTAGAGGTTAACGTTTTCCAGTTTAAGGTTGAGATTGCAAAAGAATTAGAGGAAGCAGTACTTGCATATGAAAAAGAGCATCCAAATGTAAAGATAAATGTTCAAACAGTTGGAGGCGGAGATGATTATGGTGCAGCATTAAAAGCGAAGTTTCAATCAGGAAGTGAGCCAGATATTTTTAATGTAGGTGGACCACAAGATGTACAGGATTGGATGAACAAATTAGAAGATTTATCTGATCAACCATGGGTTGATTTAGCACTTCCTGGAATATTATCAGGTGTTACTGTAGATGAAAAAGTATTTGCACTGCCTTTTAATATTGAAGGATATGGATTTGTATATAACAAAGGAATTTTTGAAGCAGCAGGAATTGATCCTTTAAAAATAGTTGATTATAAAAGCCTAGAAGAAGCAGTTAAAACTTTAGATGCAAAAATTAAGAATGGAGAATTAAAGGAAAAATATCCTCTATTAGAAGCTGTATTTGAATATCCTGCGAAAGAAACTTGGGTAACAGGTCTTCATACTTCCAATGCTATTTTAGGACAAGAATTTAATAGTTCTATTGAAGCCTTTCATGCAGATAAGGTTGCTTTTAAATATGGGGATGCATTGAAAAAATTGATCGATTTACAAGCAAATTATTCCTCTAATAAAGATGAAAAACAAAAACTAAATGCTGTTGATTATACGAGACAAGCAGAAGAAGGCCTAGCAATTGAGCGTGTTGCAATGATTCAACAAGGAAACTGGGTATACGGAAAAATAAAAGGGGTAGACGAGAATGTTGCAAAAAATTTAGATATTCTTCCAATGCCAGTTAAAGGAGGAAAAGAAGATTGTATTCCTGTAGGTGTTCCAATGCATTGGGTAGTGAATAAGGATAGTAAGGATGAAGTAAAGGCTGCTGCTAAGGACTTCTTAAACTGGCTATATACATCTGATGAAGGTAAAGATTATATTGTAAATAAATTCTACTTTATACCACCATTAAAAGGATTTGAAAATTTTGAACCTAAAGATGCATTAGGAAAAGCAGTTAAGAGATATGCTGAAGCAGGTAAGACAACTCCTTGGGTATTTATGGGATATCCAACAGGATGGGGAATGGAAGTTTTAGGAAATGACATTCAAAAATATTTAGCAGGAGAATATACTTGGGAGGAAGTTATTTCTGATGCAAAAGCTAAGTGGGAGAAAATGAGATAG
- a CDS encoding transposase, with protein MPRCARVKTEDSIFHIMIRSISEINLFNDDEDKLKYFSLIKKYILKFQFKVYAYCLMDNHGHLIIDVNGGDISRIMHSINFSYAQYYNRKYKRHGHVFQDRFKSRIVNDDKYLIVLSAYIHNNPKDIPGYRNNLINYRFSSLKEYVKGTNEFEILDKSFLEDILNLGNRKNIKSYLSLVYKSDTINEELDVEFEKKNCEYRSERKILARDYTPEKVINFVADYIQCDKRKVRIKYDKSCIEIRALCVFLMRCFCNYTQKQICSVIGNLTQSRVSKLSSIGIDIILNTEKYSSIIDDFIKSA; from the coding sequence ATGCCAAGATGTGCAAGAGTCAAAACAGAAGACAGTATTTTTCATATAATGATAAGAAGTATCAGTGAAATAAATTTATTCAATGATGATGAAGATAAATTAAAATATTTTTCTTTAATAAAAAAGTACATATTAAAGTTTCAATTTAAGGTTTATGCATATTGCCTTATGGATAATCATGGACATCTTATTATTGATGTTAATGGTGGAGATATTTCAAGAATCATGCATTCTATCAATTTTTCATATGCCCAATATTATAATAGAAAATATAAAAGGCATGGGCATGTTTTTCAAGATCGTTTTAAAAGCAGAATAGTAAATGATGATAAATATTTAATTGTGTTATCAGCATATATTCATAATAACCCAAAGGACATACCAGGATATAGAAATAATTTGATAAATTATAGATTTTCAAGTCTGAAGGAATATGTAAAGGGCACTAATGAATTTGAAATATTAGATAAATCTTTTTTAGAGGACATTTTAAATTTAGGGAATAGAAAAAATATTAAAAGTTATTTGTCCTTAGTATATAAATCAGATACTATAAATGAAGAATTAGACGTAGAATTTGAAAAGAAAAACTGTGAATATAGAAGTGAAAGAAAAATATTAGCAAGGGACTATACCCCTGAAAAAGTCATAAACTTTGTAGCAGATTATATTCAGTGTGATAAGAGGAAAGTGCGTATTAAGTATGATAAAAGCTGCATAGAGATAAGGGCCTTGTGCGTATTTCTTATGAGATGTTTTTGCAATTATACCCAAAAACAAATTTGTAGTGTAATAGGTAATTTAACCCAATCAAGGGTATCAAAGCTATCTTCTATAGGAATTGATATAATATTAAATACTGAAAAATATAGTAGCATAATAGATGATTTTATAAAGAGTGCCTAA
- a CDS encoding class II fructose-1,6-bisphosphate aldolase translates to MMLVSGRQILNHAHENGYAVGAFNVNNMEQVQAIIEAAEETKSPVIIQASQGGLKYAGVEYIAAMAKVAAEKASVPVAIHLDHGTDFKQIMACLRNGFTSVMIDGSHYELEENIRKTKQIVEMAHAVGVSVEAELGKIGGVEDDISVDEKDATYTDPDEAERFVKETGVDYLAIAVGTAHGPYKGEPKLDFDRIKVIKERLNMPLVLHGSSGVPEESIKKAVSLGINKINIDTDIRMAFHKAVKAFVADNPDVYDPRKIVGPARIAMKEVIAEKMKMFGAAGKAWK, encoded by the coding sequence ATTATGTTAGTATCAGGTAGACAAATACTAAACCATGCACATGAAAATGGATATGCTGTAGGAGCATTTAATGTAAACAATATGGAACAAGTTCAAGCAATAATTGAAGCAGCAGAAGAAACTAAGTCTCCTGTAATAATTCAAGCAAGCCAAGGTGGGCTTAAATATGCAGGGGTTGAATATATTGCAGCTATGGCAAAGGTTGCAGCAGAGAAAGCAAGCGTTCCAGTTGCAATTCATTTAGATCATGGTACAGATTTTAAACAGATAATGGCATGTCTAAGAAATGGATTTACTTCTGTAATGATTGACGGATCACATTATGAATTAGAAGAAAATATTAGAAAAACAAAGCAAATCGTAGAAATGGCTCATGCAGTAGGAGTATCTGTTGAAGCAGAGCTTGGAAAAATCGGTGGAGTAGAAGATGATATTTCAGTAGATGAAAAAGATGCAACTTATACAGATCCAGATGAAGCAGAGCGTTTTGTAAAAGAGACAGGTGTAGATTACTTAGCTATTGCTGTAGGAACAGCTCATGGACCTTATAAAGGAGAGCCAAAGCTAGACTTTGATAGAATAAAAGTAATAAAAGAAAGATTAAATATGCCTTTAGTTTTACATGGATCATCAGGTGTTCCAGAAGAAAGTATTAAAAAAGCAGTAAGCTTAGGAATTAATAAGATTAATATTGATACAGATATAAGAATGGCATTTCATAAGGCAGTGAAAGCTTTCGTAGCAGACAATCCAGATGTATATGATCCAAGAAAAATCGTAGGACCAGCAAGAATTGCTATGAAAGAAGTTATTGCAGAGAAGATGAAAATGTTTGGAGCAGCAGGTAAAGCTTGGAAATAA
- a CDS encoding carbohydrate ABC transporter permease, with translation MKNSKFWFSFFIGPILFAFIIVVIVPMFMGIYYSFTNWNGIGNTADWIGFKNYIEVFRDHDFLSAFIFTAKFAIVSVITINLMGFGLALLVTRGLKISNLLRSVFFMPNLIGGLILGFVWQFIFTKAFDGLGRMLDLNFLEGWLSDPVTGFWGLVILMSWQMAGYMMVIYIASLENIPESLMEAAEIDGANAWERLIHITIPLVAPAFTVGLFLTLSNSFKLYDQNLSLTGGGPYNSTQMLAMNIYNTAFKFNAFGLAQAKAVIFLITVAAISLTQIYYSKKREVEM, from the coding sequence ATGAAGAATTCAAAATTTTGGTTTAGTTTTTTTATAGGACCAATTTTGTTTGCATTTATTATTGTTGTGATTGTTCCGATGTTTATGGGAATTTATTATTCTTTTACAAATTGGAATGGAATAGGGAATACTGCAGATTGGATAGGATTTAAAAATTATATAGAAGTGTTTAGAGACCATGATTTTTTAAGTGCTTTTATTTTTACTGCTAAATTTGCTATTGTATCTGTTATAACTATAAATCTAATGGGATTTGGTTTAGCCTTACTTGTAACAAGGGGACTAAAAATAAGTAATTTATTAAGAAGTGTATTTTTTATGCCTAATTTAATTGGAGGATTGATTTTAGGATTTGTATGGCAGTTTATTTTTACAAAAGCATTTGATGGATTAGGAAGAATGCTTGATTTAAACTTTTTGGAAGGGTGGCTATCTGATCCAGTAACTGGCTTTTGGGGGCTTGTTATATTAATGTCATGGCAGATGGCAGGATATATGATGGTTATATATATTGCATCATTAGAAAACATACCAGAGTCATTAATGGAGGCTGCAGAGATAGATGGGGCAAATGCTTGGGAAAGGCTTATTCATATAACTATACCTTTGGTTGCACCTGCTTTCACTGTCGGATTATTTTTAACATTATCGAATTCGTTTAAGCTATATGATCAGAACCTTTCATTAACAGGAGGAGGACCTTATAATTCTACTCAAATGCTTGCAATGAATATTTACAATACAGCTTTTAAATTTAATGCATTTGGTTTGGCACAAGCAAAAGCTGTTATATTTTTAATTACAGTAGCAGCAATATCGCTTACACAGATTTATTACAGTAAGAAAAGAGAGGTGGAAATGTAA
- the pfkA gene encoding 6-phosphofructokinase, producing MKTIGVLTSGGDAPGMNAAIRAVVRAGIYNKIRVMGIEQGYNGLINGNIKEMNLSSVADIIHRGGTFLKTARCEEFKTEEGRKKAVNVLNVFGIEGLVVIGGDGSFTGAKKLSELGIKTIGIPGTIDNDLAYTDYTIGFDTAVNTVLDAISNIRDTSTSHGRANIVEVMGRHCGDIALFAGLAGGAESVIVPEEKFEVDEVCRKLIQGKSRGKLHSIIMLAEGVGNAFELGKEIEEKTGIETKVTVLGHIQRGGNPSAFDRILASKLGAKAVELLMNGESGKVVGIKDNKLIDMDITEALSMKKEFDKETYELTKILSI from the coding sequence TTGAAAACCATAGGTGTACTAACGAGTGGAGGAGACGCTCCAGGTATGAATGCTGCCATAAGAGCAGTGGTGAGAGCAGGAATCTATAATAAAATAAGAGTAATGGGAATAGAGCAGGGATACAATGGACTTATAAATGGAAATATTAAAGAAATGAATTTATCCTCTGTTGCAGATATTATTCATAGAGGAGGAACTTTTCTTAAGACGGCAAGATGTGAAGAATTTAAAACAGAAGAAGGAAGAAAAAAAGCTGTAAATGTTTTAAATGTATTTGGTATAGAAGGACTTGTTGTAATTGGTGGAGATGGTTCTTTTACAGGGGCAAAGAAGCTTAGTGAACTTGGTATTAAAACTATTGGAATCCCAGGAACCATTGACAATGATTTAGCATACACAGACTATACGATTGGTTTTGATACAGCAGTTAATACAGTTCTTGATGCAATAAGTAATATAAGAGATACATCAACATCCCATGGAAGAGCAAATATTGTAGAAGTTATGGGAAGACATTGTGGTGATATTGCTCTATTTGCAGGACTTGCTGGTGGAGCTGAGAGTGTAATTGTACCAGAAGAAAAATTTGAAGTTGATGAAGTATGCAGAAAACTAATTCAAGGAAAGTCAAGAGGAAAGCTTCACAGTATAATAATGCTTGCTGAAGGCGTAGGAAATGCATTCGAATTAGGAAAAGAAATAGAAGAAAAAACAGGAATTGAAACAAAAGTTACAGTACTTGGACATATCCAAAGAGGAGGAAATCCTTCTGCTTTTGATAGAATTTTAGCAAGTAAACTAGGTGCAAAAGCCGTAGAATTATTAATGAATGGTGAATCTGGTAAAGTAGTAGGAATAAAAGATAATAAATTGATTGATATGGATATTACAGAAGCACTATCCATGAAAAAAGAATTTGATAAGGAAACTTATGAATTGACAAAAATTCTTTCAATATAA
- a CDS encoding HPr family phosphocarrier protein has translation MEKVVTILNEAGLHARPAGAFVKMASQFSSDINIEVNGKSLNAKSIMNLLSLGLKKGDEIKIVANGADEKEAVEALADLVNSKFGE, from the coding sequence ATGGAAAAAGTAGTAACAATTTTAAATGAAGCAGGATTACATGCGAGACCAGCAGGAGCTTTTGTAAAGATGGCATCTCAATTTTCATCAGATATAAACATTGAAGTAAATGGAAAAAGTTTAAATGCAAAATCTATTATGAATCTATTAAGTCTTGGACTTAAAAAAGGCGATGAAATAAAAATTGTTGCAAATGGTGCAGATGAAAAAGAAGCTGTTGAAGCTTTAGCTGATTTAGTAAATTCAAAATTTGGTGAATAA
- a CDS encoding LacI family DNA-binding transcriptional regulator yields MKQLSIKDIAKIAGVGVSTVSRVLNNHPDVKDETRKKVLNIIEEYNYIPNNSARNLKRSSSKNIGILVKGIYNPFFSKMIKSIEEKIDEEGYSMILHYNDNNSDDIEAAIELIKEKKLKGLICLGGDFDNIEEQFMQLKTPIVLTSINITEKVNKDVFSSVIIKNEEAAFEAVDFLCQLGHKKIGIITTGEGDKNVGKLRFEGYKNALDKNGIIFNDDFLEFGHYTFESAFNAMNKLLDKDLGLTAVFVTSDIMAIGASKAVLSRGLNIPDDISVIGFDGIEYSEYFHPSLTTVKQPVEEMGQKSIEILFDLIKNKNKHQHVIFETELLIRESCKKLF; encoded by the coding sequence ATGAAACAATTGAGTATAAAGGATATTGCAAAAATTGCAGGAGTTGGAGTAAGCACTGTATCACGTGTACTGAATAACCACCCAGATGTTAAGGATGAAACTCGTAAAAAAGTATTAAATATAATAGAAGAATATAATTATATTCCAAATAATAGTGCAAGAAATTTAAAAAGGAGTAGCTCTAAAAATATTGGTATTTTGGTAAAAGGAATTTATAATCCATTTTTTTCAAAGATGATTAAATCTATTGAAGAAAAAATAGATGAAGAAGGATATTCTATGATTCTTCACTACAATGATAATAATTCTGATGATATTGAAGCTGCTATTGAACTTATAAAAGAGAAAAAATTAAAAGGTCTTATTTGCCTTGGTGGGGATTTTGACAATATAGAAGAACAATTCATGCAGCTTAAAACGCCTATTGTACTTACATCTATAAACATAACTGAGAAAGTAAATAAGGATGTTTTTTCTAGTGTAATAATTAAAAATGAAGAAGCGGCTTTTGAGGCAGTAGATTTTTTATGTCAGTTAGGGCATAAAAAAATTGGAATTATTACCACTGGAGAGGGAGATAAAAATGTTGGGAAACTTAGATTTGAAGGATATAAGAATGCATTAGATAAAAATGGAATAATATTTAATGATGATTTTTTAGAATTTGGACACTATACCTTCGAATCTGCATTTAATGCAATGAATAAGCTATTAGATAAGGATTTAGGATTAACAGCAGTTTTTGTTACTTCAGATATTATGGCTATAGGAGCTTCAAAAGCAGTTTTAAGTAGAGGCTTAAATATTCCTGATGATATTTCAGTTATTGGATTTGATGGAATTGAGTATTCAGAATATTTTCATCCATCTCTCACTACTGTAAAGCAGCCAGTTGAGGAGATGGGGCAAAAAAGTATAGAGATTTTATTTGATCTTATAAAAAACAAAAATAAGCATCAACATGTCATTTTTGAAACAGAACTATTAATTAGAGAATCTTGTAAAAAATTATTTTAG